Genomic DNA from Chrysiogenia bacterium:
TCCATTTCGCCTTTGGGATAGTCCCAGCCGGGCGACCAGTCGCGCCAGAGTTTTTCGATGAAGGCAAAGTCGTTGAACTCCACGATGTAGTCGGAGATCAGCCGGAGCTGGAAAAAGAGCATGTACCAGGAATTGAGCACCTGGCCGGGGTCCTTGCGCAGGCCCTGGGGCATGCGCCGCAGGTGCGGCACCGCGATGGTCGAGAGCGAGTGGAAGCGATCGGGTGCCAGCGCAGCGGTGGCATAGCCAATGATCGCGCCCCAGTCGTGGCCGACCAGGTGACACTTCTCGACTCCCATGTGATCGAGCCAGCCCACCACATCCTCTGCCATGCGCACGACGTGATAGTCGCCGTCCCTTGGCTGGCTCGAGGGCTCGTACCCGCGCAGCATAGGGGCCACCGCGCGGTAGCCCGCCTCGGCAAGGGCCGGCAGTTGGTGCCGCCAACTGCGGTTGTGATCGGGAAAACCGTGCAGACACAGGACGAGCTCGCCCTCGCCCTGCTCGAGCGCGCTGAAACTCAGGCCGTTTGCCTTGAGCGTTGCCTGGGAAAATTCACTCATGCCCGCCTGTCCCCCGCTGGTGTCGATACCGTGGATGTGTCTGCTTGATCTAGCACACGCGCCCGAGAACCGGCCACCGCACCGGCGGCATCCCATAGATTGCAGCGACCCTGAAGAAACTGTAATCTGGGCGCAGCCGGGAAGAAAACGGGAAACACATGAGTCTCAGGGACAATCTGGTTCGCGGCACGGGACCGCGGGTCCTCATCCGCGCCTGGCATCAGCAGGAAACCCTCGCAAAGGGCGCCGCCCGGGCCCAGCGCCTCATCGGCGGCCGCGCGAGCATCGAATTCTTTTTCGCCTTCGACTCCCCCTACAGCGCCGTCTCGCTCGCGCCGCTCCTCGAGATCGCGGGCAGGCATCGCGGCGAGCTGCAGGCCTTCGCCGTCGGACGACACGGCATCCAGGGCGATCCCGATGCCCGGATGCGAAAGGCCTACGAGATCCTCGACGCTGGCCGCCTGCTGCGCCGTCAGGGGAAAAGCCTCACCCGGACAAAGCCTCTGCCCACTTCCGAGGTCCGCGAGCTCACCCTGCTGGCCGAGGCTGCGCGCCGCGCGGGCAAGGGCAATGCCTTCGCCGCCGCGGCGCTCGACAAACTCTGGTGCGAGGATGCCGACAAAGCGCCGCAACTCGCCGACTACGAGGCGCTCTACAGCGAAGTCGTTGGCAAGTCACCCGGCAACGCGCCGGGCAAGCTCGCCTCCGCAATCGTCGACAACGAGAAACGACTCGAACGCAAGGGTCACTGGGAAGTGCCCACCGCGCTGGTGGGCGGGCAGTGGTTCTTTGCCCACGAGCGCATCGAGCAGATCGACGCATGGCTCGGCGAGCTCGGGTGGTGAGG
This window encodes:
- a CDS encoding alpha/beta hydrolase; the protein is MSEFSQATLKANGLSFSALEQGEGELVLCLHGFPDHNRSWRHQLPALAEAGYRAVAPMLRGYEPSSQPRDGDYHVVRMAEDVVGWLDHMGVEKCHLVGHDWGAIIGYATAALAPDRFHSLSTIAVPHLRRMPQGLRKDPGQVLNSWYMLFFQLRLISDYIVEFNDFAFIEKLWRDWSPGWDYPKGEMEALKDTFRAEGVKRAALGYYRAFFDAVSPAARETRKLTSAKIQVPTLAITGATDGCMDTVLYDLVMLEDDFPAGLQVVRISGGGHFVQQEKPAEVNKFLIEWIKEHSPA